The Pseudomonas sp. PDM14 genomic interval GCGCGCGGCCAGCCACAGGGCACGGGCCTCGATGCGCTGACGCAGGTCGTTGCCGGTGGCGCGGGCGTGGCGGTTGGCTTCGCCGTCTTCCAGCGGGCCGGCGTGCTCTTCGCGCAGGCTCAGGGTTTCGCACAGCCAGAGGCGTTGCAGGCGGTTCGGCGCGGGTGAGTGGTCGGCAGTCACGCGGTGGTCCGGTTGCAGGTCGAGCCCAGAGCATAACCCCTGCGACGCGCTGCGGGGCAAGCGCCGACTTGTCTATGGGTATGACGGCAGACTAGTCTGGCGAGCATAAGAACAATACAGCGAGCGGCTATCGTGCAGTTACCGCATCTGGACTGGGTCAATCAGGACTCCCCCTACCTGCGTCAGCACCGCGACGGCTTCCGTCTGCTGCGCTTCGACGGCGAGATGGAGGAGGCTTTCAACCGCTACCACATCAATGTGTTCATGGTACGCATGCGCTGGGCACTGCTGGTGGCCATGGTGCTGATCCTGCTGTTCGCTGTGCTCGACGCGGTGAGCCTGCCGGAAAGCGTGCGCAACCAGACCATCGCCCTGCGTCTGGGGGTGATGCTGCCGATGCTCTTCTGCACCTGGTGGGCGTCCTACCGCAAGGCGCTGCACCCGCACTTCCAGCTGATCGCCGGGCTCTGCTCGCTGGGCTGCGGCCTGGGCGTGGTGGCGATCATCTGGATCGCCCGCGAGGCCAGTTTCCCATTGCCCTACGAGGGCATCATCCTGGTCACGGTGTTCTTCTACTTCCTCACCGGCCTGCGCTTTGTCGCGGCCTCGTTGTGCGGCTGGCTGATCTTCTTCGCCTACCTGATGGTGGAAGCGGTCAGCGGCCTGAGCGGCGAAGTGCTGCTGTACAACGCCTTCTTCCTGGGCACGGCCAACGTCATCGGCTCGGTCGGCTGCTACTTCCTCGACTACGCCACGCGGCAGAACTTCCTCGCCCAGGGCCTGCTGCAGGACCTGGCGGAGAAGGACTTTCTCACCGGCCTGCTCAACCGGCGCGCCTTCAGCGAGCGGGCCGAGCGCAGCTGGCGCCAGGCCATGCGCGAGCGCCAGTCGCTGGCGGTGGTGATGATGGATATCGACTACTTCAAGCGCTACAACGACCGCTACGGCCACGCCGCCGGAGACGAGGCGCTGCGTGCGGTGGCCGAGGTCATCGGCCAGCACGCCCGGCGCCCGCTGGACAGCACCGCGCGCTACGGCGGCGAGGAGTTCGTCGGCCTCTGGTACGGCCTGCGCGAGGAAGACATCCTGCCGATCCTGGAGAGCCTGCGCGCTTCCATCCAGGCCCTGGCCGTGCCGCACGAGCAGTCGGAGGTGGCGCCGGTGGTGACCATCAGCATCGGCCTGGCCTATGTCCTGCCGCTGCCGCACCAGAGCCTGCAGG includes:
- a CDS encoding sensor domain-containing diguanylate cyclase, whose translation is MQLPHLDWVNQDSPYLRQHRDGFRLLRFDGEMEEAFNRYHINVFMVRMRWALLVAMVLILLFAVLDAVSLPESVRNQTIALRLGVMLPMLFCTWWASYRKALHPHFQLIAGLCSLGCGLGVVAIIWIAREASFPLPYEGIILVTVFFYFLTGLRFVAASLCGWLIFFAYLMVEAVSGLSGEVLLYNAFFLGTANVIGSVGCYFLDYATRQNFLAQGLLQDLAEKDFLTGLLNRRAFSERAERSWRQAMRERQSLAVVMMDIDYFKRYNDRYGHAAGDEALRAVAEVIGQHARRPLDSTARYGGEEFVGLWYGLREEDILPILESLRASIQALAVPHEQSEVAPVVTISIGLAYVLPLPHQSLQDALRLADVALYLAKEQGRNRVVLKRPGSQGT